One genomic segment of Paenibacillus xylanexedens includes these proteins:
- a CDS encoding response regulator transcription factor yields the protein MNVLIVDDEISAIEAVRNGIQWDKVGVQNIYVAASLQEAIHRFSECLIDILLSDIEMPMGSGLELLKWVNEHHPHVKCVFMTCHADFQFLQNALQLGSVDYILKPLDFLRVTVVLENTIKKIRMERILKENSNSWIQNKKSVIKHFWKDFFLGDIAPNKDSLTNYLRQKRLDINLENFYLPILIVTKKWTEQVTKEDQKLLQYALRNITDEFLVIPETEKEVIPFTDTSILVMLNMEASLEEQYLFKKIDASCRKLTDMVKGHIKEIICCYIGEINNIYEMPAIIESLQEMDFNNMIQTSDIFFLYQVRDLNGFILTDTLINRWRDWMLQGRYVQISNEIREKLLSHGQRITRGFLKKFTMEFHFLIFEFARGRNIFVNELFGDELSNQILGEASESLEALLHWVTYAMDRMQNFDKMNTNWVNPVDRTKDYIHLHLSEELSMEHIANNVHLNADYLTRIFKREVGVSISKYMINKKMEVAKELLIHTDKSIGEIAMLVGYYNYSSFNRIFTKETGMSPQKFKISNVTQ from the coding sequence ATGAATGTGTTAATCGTAGATGACGAAATAAGTGCGATTGAAGCTGTGAGAAATGGAATTCAGTGGGACAAGGTAGGGGTCCAGAATATTTATGTAGCTGCCAGTTTACAAGAAGCGATTCATAGATTCAGCGAATGTCTAATTGACATTTTACTTAGCGATATTGAAATGCCAATGGGTTCAGGCTTGGAACTGTTGAAATGGGTTAATGAGCACCACCCGCATGTAAAATGCGTTTTTATGACATGCCATGCTGATTTTCAGTTTTTGCAAAATGCCCTGCAACTGGGCAGTGTAGATTACATTCTGAAGCCGTTGGACTTCCTTAGAGTGACGGTTGTTCTTGAAAATACAATAAAGAAAATCCGAATGGAGAGAATTTTAAAAGAGAATAGCAACTCTTGGATTCAAAACAAGAAATCAGTAATTAAACATTTTTGGAAGGATTTTTTTCTCGGGGATATTGCACCCAATAAAGACAGCTTGACGAATTACTTGCGCCAGAAACGACTTGATATTAATCTCGAGAATTTCTACCTTCCCATCTTAATTGTTACCAAGAAATGGACTGAACAAGTTACGAAGGAAGATCAGAAGTTACTGCAGTATGCATTGAGAAACATAACGGATGAATTTCTCGTTATTCCGGAAACTGAAAAAGAAGTCATTCCTTTCACGGATACGTCAATTCTGGTTATGCTGAATATGGAAGCGAGTCTAGAGGAACAGTATCTATTTAAAAAGATTGACGCATCTTGCCGCAAATTAACGGATATGGTAAAAGGGCATATTAAAGAAATCATCTGTTGTTATATAGGAGAAATAAACAATATTTACGAAATGCCGGCTATTATTGAGTCACTGCAAGAGATGGATTTTAACAATATGATTCAAACGTCGGATATATTCTTTCTATATCAAGTACGCGACCTAAATGGCTTTATACTCACCGATACACTTATCAATCGATGGAGAGATTGGATGCTACAAGGCAGATATGTCCAGATTTCGAATGAAATAAGGGAAAAATTATTATCTCATGGTCAGAGAATCACACGTGGTTTTCTTAAAAAATTTACGATGGAATTTCACTTTTTGATTTTTGAATTTGCCAGAGGCCGAAATATTTTTGTGAACGAACTGTTTGGTGATGAGCTATCAAACCAAATATTAGGTGAAGCTTCAGAGTCGTTGGAAGCCCTCCTTCATTGGGTGACTTACGCCATGGATCGTATGCAGAACTTTGATAAGATGAACACAAACTGGGTTAATCCAGTCGATAGAACGAAGGATTATATTCATCTTCATTTATCGGAGGAGCTTTCGATGGAGCATATTGCTAACAATGTTCATCTGAATGCAGATTACTTAACAAGAATATTCAAAAGAGAAGTTGGCGTATCCATTAGTAAATATATGATTAATAAAAAAATGGAAGTAGCCAAAGAACTCCTCATTCATACGGACAAAAGTATTGGTGAAATTGCCATGCTGGTCGGTTATTATAATTATTCAAGTTTCAATCGCATCTTTACCAAAGAGACGGGAATGTCTCCCCAGAAGTTCAAAATTAGTAACGTCACACAGTAA